Part of the Nostoc sp. ATCC 53789 genome, CCTCCGCCAAAGACTCAAATTTAGCGTTGGGGTTGTAGTCGAAAGTACCATCAGGCTTGAGAGTCAGTAGAGCGCCAGAAGCTAAGGCAATAGCTGTGAACCTATCCCACTAATATAAAAATGTGGTAATCTACTTCTCATTTGAGAAGGGTGTATCACTGTATGGCTGGACGTTTTGAAGGACTGAGTGACCTAGAGTGGAAGTTGTTTGAAGATATATTTTCTGAGGAGGCATCTAAACGTGGCAAAGGAATGCCTCATGCACCATATCGTCATGTATTAAATAGTTTGTTGTATATCCTGATTACTGGGTGTCGATGGTGTGACCTACCACGTGGTGATATGTGGGCATCAAAAAGCTCGTCTCACCGATGGTTAAAGCGATGGCGCTCAGATGGAACATTTGCATATTTACAAGCACGTATATTAGCGATGCCTGCGGCGGGCTACGCCTACGCTGATGAGAAAGGTCTTATCAACTGGGATTTTGGAGCTGTTGATGGCTCTTTTTCCCCGCTTGTTGGGAGGAGGTGAGGAAATTGCTTATGGTGGCAAGGGTAAAGGTGTTCTTATTCACACACTGACTGAAGGTAATGGAATGCCCCTAGCTAACTCTACCACTCCCGCCAATGGTAACGAAAGAGAACAAGTCTTACCTCTACTTGACAAAGTAAAACTGAGAACTTTGAAACGGGGTAGACCACGTAAAAAACTTAAGGTACTGGCTACTGATAAAGGTTATGATTCAAAGGAAAAACGTGCTGCCCTACGTAAGCGAGGCATTCGACCCCAAATACCAAAACGGGTTTGGAAAACCAAGAAAAATAGAGGTAGACCTATTAAAATCTCTGTTCCCAGATATCAACAAGAACGTTGTTTTGCTTGGTATCAACGTAAATATCGTCGCCTAGTTGTTCGTTGGGAACGTAAAAAAGTATATTTTGATGCATTCATTGACCTTGCTACTATTCATATCTGGATTCAAAGAATTTTATTAGTGGGATAGGTTCAAGTATTATCCAATACTAATTACATAAGAAATAATTATCATGTTTTGCAGTAGTTCAAAATATGAAATGATCAAAGTAATGTGTCGTATATTGGCTGAGGAAATTGACTGTTTCATCTCATCGAATTGCCAAGAGGAGCGAGTCTACAGAAGAACCGATTTTAACAGACTCAAAAACCCTTAATGAAGTTATTGAGTGTTTAGTAGAAAATTTTTCGATTGAAACTCAAGGAAGATGTGACCAAAAAACTTTATTCGAGATTCTCATAAAAGCAGCTAGCAGTGGAGATAGATTGAGAACACAGCTAAACTATTAAAGAATGTTCCTACAGCCAATGATATTAGATATCATCTCAATAAAATCAATAATTTTGAAGAATTAGAGGCGCAAATAAATCAATCACTGAAAAGCCGAATCCCTTTAGGATTAAAAAATGGTTGTTTAAAAATAGCGATTGATTTAAATCTAATTTGCTATTATGGTAAGCCAACATTAGAGGAATTACCTTACATATATCGAAGTCAAGCTAAATCTGGTACTCATTCATTTTACGCTTATGCAACTTTATATGTTATTACCAAGAATAAGCGTGTAACTCTTGCAGTTAGAGGGGTTCGTAAACTAGATACCAGTGTAGCACTCATTACTTATTTATTGGCAGAACTTGAATCCCTTAAAATAAATGTAAAAAAACTCTATTTGGATAGAGGATTTTTTAATACTCCTGTAATTAGATGGTTGCAGGCATTAGATATTCCATTTATGATGCCTGCTGTCAAGACAGGAAAGAAAGGAGGAATTAAGCAATTTTTCAAGGGTAAAAAAAGTTATAAAACTACCTATAAAATTACAAGAGATGAAGATGATTCAGTCACATTTGACTTATGGATTGTCTGCAAAAATGGAAAAGGTAAGCGTAAAAAACATGGGGTTCAATACTTTGCTTACGTGACTTACAAAATCACAACAAATTTAGATTATATCTATCAAGATTATCGGAAACGATTTGGAATTGAAACTAGCTACCGTCTGAAAAATATTTGTCGAATTAAAACGAATAATAAAAATCCATTTTTGAGATTACTATTCGTGGGTATATCTTTTCTTTTAGTTAATATTTGGGTAAATCTTCTTTGGCTCAGAATCAGTCGTAAAAGGAAAGGTAGTCGATTAATTTATCGCACACTTTTTACACTTAAACAGATATTAGCCTTTTTATCTCAAGCCCTACAGCGTAAATATCAAGTAGTTGAAAGCATCTATCTTCCATCAGGTTAGTAATGATAATTTCTCTACCAACTAATCATAAGTAATGATAATCTATACTATGTCTGTTGGTTAGAGAATTGTGTATCAAAATGTATTAAAAAATGCAAGTATTTTAGCGATCGCTCTTTGGAGAAAAACTTTTTGGTTTACTGATAACTCTACTACATCAGCCCTGTCTCTTCATCCTCTTATTTTGGCTAAGGTATTGTTAGGAGAGGGATAATATTGTTAATCTCTAATTCCATTTGATTTGCGTTCTCGTCATATCGCTTTTAGTCTAAACTCCAGTACCTAATTGTTGAGTGCGACTCAAAGCAGCAAGCACTGCATTAGAGATGAGAGTTCGCATACCACCTTTTTCTAACTCGTAAAGGCCAACAGCAGTCACTCCCCCAGGACTCGTTACCTTGTTTCGTAAGACTGCTGGATGTTCATCAGTCTGAAACATCAGTTCTACACTGCCAGCAATCGTATGCAATGTTAGTTCTTGGGCTTGTGTCCGAGTTAAACCCATCTGAACCCCAGCATCAATCATCGCCTCTATGTACAGAAATATAAATCCAGTCCCTGCGCTACTCAACGCCGTTGCCATATCAAGGTAATGTTCATTTTGGGTAGGAAATTCCTTACCTAATGCTTGTAAAATGACTTGAGTATGCGATCGCTGTATTTCTGTCACACTTGATGATGCACTCCAAACCGTAGTCCCATGCCCAACTTGTACTGCTATATTCGGCATTGTACGGACAACAGCAGGATGATTCAACCCTTCGCACAGATATGGAATACTCGCTCCACTCACAATACTAATTACTAAAGCATCAGGTGAAATTTTACCCTTAAGTATAGCCAGAACCTCTGCTAAAACCTGCGGTTTCACCGCCAATATCACAATAGACGCGCCAACAACCGCTTCTATATTGCAGGTTGTAGTACTTACTCCATATTCACTTTCTAAATGAAGGCATCGCGCAGAAACTGGATCGCTGACTATAATTAGATCGGGTTTTGGAACAATTTTAGTTGATAACAATCTAGCCATTATCATTTCGCCCATCGTGCCACCACCGATAAAGGCAATTTGTAAATCTTCGAGCATCTCTTCTCCCTATTATCTAAGTTATTTGATATATTGGCATCAAGATAGATTAGGTTGAATCACAGCTTTTAATACAGAGCCTTGCTCTACATCTGCCAGCGCTTGATTAATTTGTTGTAGTGTATATGAACGACTAATTATGCTTGACCAAGCAATATTTTTACTGGAATCGCTATGACGTTTTAGTAATTCAATCATTCTATAAAAATGGCTGAAATCAATTCCCCAAGTCCCGCGAATATCAATATGTTTTAGATTAATTTCCAGGTGAGGATTGATGAGTATTTCACCCGTATTTGTGTAATGCCCGACAATAACATAGCGGCCTCCATTTCTGGTCATATTCAAGCCCTCTTTGACAGCAATGGGAATGCCTGTAGCTTCAATAGTGACATCAGCACCGTGTCCGTTTGTCAATTCCAAAACTCGCTCAATATGTTGTCGTGGATCATCAGCCTTAATTGCAAGGGTTTCATCTACACCGAAGGATTTTGCAACTACTAATCGGCTCTCAAATTTATCAATTACAATTACTTTGCCTGCACCTGAGAGCAAAGCTAGAATTGCCACACTCAAACCAACAGGCCCACAACCCTGAACCACGACAACATCACCAATTTGAATCTGCGCTCGGTCGATAGCGTGTAATGCAGTTGGTAAAGCACATCCTCCAGCAATGAATTGCTTTGGTGAGACTTCTTCGGGTAGAGTTAGAACTTTAACCCCTGGTTTGAGGTAAATCAGTTCAGACCAACCACCCAGCAACCCATCTTTGGCTGAGTAGGTGACACCATAAACTTTACGTTTTGGACAGCGAGTGGATGCTTTGGCTACTAGACAATACCAGCAGTTGTAACAGGTTTCATGGACATCTAAAAAAGTAGCGATCGCTCCAGGCTGAATTAATTTACCATTGACATCACTAACTGCTCCACCTGTTTCCACCACACGACCAACTGAGAAGTGTCCAGGGATGATGGGATACGGTACTCCCTCTAAACGCCCATGTAATAAATGTACGTCAGTTCCACAAACCTCAGAATATAAGGTTTCAAGAATAATTCCACCCTTTTCCAGAACCGGGTCTGGTAATTGTTGGACTTCAACTGGTTGATTAGGTGCAGTCATCACAGCTGCTAAGGGCATGAATTATTTCCTCACTATATTTACCAAATTGCTTCTTGCTGCTCATATTCAAGACCACAAAATGATTTCACCGTTAGGAAGTAATCCGATCGCAGAGGTGAAAGTCACACGTTGTCCATCCATCGGCTCAACAGTGTGAAAGTTGCGTGTATTGAAAATGAACACATCTCCTACATAAGGTTGGAAGGCGATCGCGTCTGCATCTGCAATTACTGTATCACCATAGCCGTAGGAATCGAGTTTATATTGCTCATCTCCTGATTTCCACTGGCGATCATAGATGCGTGTTTGACCATGATTGTTTGGAGAAAATTTCAAGTACAAATTCCAAGAAAGTTGATAAATAACTGTACCAATTTCCCATTTTGATTGTTCTAACGGAGCATAATCAATATGAAGTTGAGTACCCTGCTCTATTTTTCTGATCAGTCCTGCATAATAACTACCATAGAGTGGTTCCGAAGCAATTCGTACAGTCGCGCCTGTACACTCTCGAATTTTCACCATTAAGCGTTCTAATGGATTAAAAGAGGCTGCCATAATGCAGTCTCTTAATTTAGTTGTGCGTTCAACTGCTTGAAAATAAGCTGCTTTACTAATGCGATTATATTCAAACACTGTGATACCAATTTTCTCAATCTTGGGATTCACATTCTGATAGCAATCAAAGTTGAATAATTCAGCTTGATTGACTAACATCTCACACTCTTGGGGTGTAGCAAATTCTTTTAGCCGAATTAAAGGAATTCGGTTTTCCCACAGCATTCTTAAAGACTCTATAGTTAAGGGATACTCTTGCTTATTGTCCCAAACTTTGGATTTAATCTGGTTAGAAGTAGCAGCCATAATACAATTCCTTACATTTAAATTTCAACTTCAGCTTTAGTCAAACTCAATTCATATTCAGCAACGCTATATTTGCTTGTGATGAGTGCAAACTTGATTATTTACTGTTTACTAAAATACAGTCTTCGTACCCTGTCACAACAACGATATAAACCGATAACTCGACCTTCTCGATCTCGCACCAATTCAAACTTATCTACATATATAAGATATCTAAGAAAAACATTTTGTCCAGCAACTATGAGATGAGATGGTGCATAGCCTTTGCTCTTATAATATAATTTATTACCTACTAGATTTATTTTAAAGTCGCGCTCTAATTCAGCAGAATAATAAGTACCAGGATAATCTGCTAATATATCTTTTGGAGAATCTAGTATTTTTTCAAAAGTGTAGGTTTTAATACCATCACCAATATCTAATTTTCCTATCAGGTGAATAATATCTTCAGAAAACTCAATATCATAGTCAATTTCATTATCGACAGATTGAAAATGATTTGTGTCAATTGGAATAAGTTGAAAATACATCCACGCTAGTTTAGCCATTAATTTTCCATTTTTTATCTCTAACTCCAATATGCTTCCAGTCGTGGGGTTATGATAAAATCCAGCTTTAAGTTGTAGCTCCACTACAGGTAAATTAATAGAGCTAATAGAACGCGAAATAGGTTTAGTAATATTTTCAATATAATCATTTTCTAAATATATATCAGCAACTTGAAAAGCTAATTTAGTCGGCTTAAGTGTACTTAAATTAGCCAGACAGATAACAGAAAACTGGCGTTCGGGAAATCGAATAAAATCACTCCGATAACCCGTCCAAGAGCCTCCATGACTAATTGTTTTTAAGCCGCCGCGATCGCCAATCTGCAACCCAAATGCACCTGATATAATTTCGCCATTATTGAGTTGGCGTGGAGTAGTTATCTCTTCAATTAAATCTTGTCCGTATCCACCTAAGATATTGTGATAGAAATTTCGATCCCAAAGTAGTAAATCTTCGATAGTTGTATAAAGCTGTCCATCTCCACAGAAATCGTGAAAAGACATATCGATCTGAAAACCCTCTCCATCTTTTGGAGCGTATCCATCGGCTCTATTTTTCACGATTTCTCTAAAGTTATCGTGAAAATGGGTATTTTTCATTCCTAGCGGGGCAAAAATATGTTCTTGGGCAAATACACGTAAAGATTTGCCAGAGACGCGTCTCACAATTTCTGCTAGTAAAATGTAGCCAGAATTACAGTATAATTGCTCAGTTCCAGGCTCGAAATTTAAGCTTTGTTGTCGAGCAATTAAGGCAATAATTTCTTCGTTTGAATACTTATTTTCAAACCTCATTCCAGCAAATAACATTAAATGTAAATAGTCACGTAAACCACTGGTGTGGTCGATTAAATAGCGGATAGTAATAGAATGACTATATTGAGGAATTTCTGGAATATATTTTTGTAACTCATCATCTAAGTTAAGCAATTTTTGTCTGGCTAGTAAGACGATACACATTGCTGTAAATTGCTTGGAGTTGGAAGCGATATCAAATACAGAATTAGAGGTTATGGGAATGTTGTATTCCAAGTTAGCCATACCATAACCGCGTTGGTAAATTATCTCCTCATTCTGAATAACAGCAATAGCACAGCCAGGGGAATTAGGTTTATTCCACCGGATGAATAATTCATCGACTTTGGTAATTAGCACCATGATTTCTTTCTGATTGATATATTTCCATCTCACAATATCTTCTACATCACACCGCTACTTTTACCTTTTATAGGAAAAAAGTAAATTACCTTCAGCCGCTAAACTCTCACCCATTTCAATATTTTTGGATCTTTATCATATCCATAGGTAATGCCATCCCTAGTAGTGATAAACTCCCCTTTGCTTGCCTTACTTCTAATAGTGGAAACAGAATAGTAGGTTAATTCATTCATTTCCTTATGACTTAGCTTTTTAGTTGTGCTGCTCTCTGAATCATTTAGGGACTTATCTTGAGATGAATCATCTATTTTTATTTGGACATTTGCGGTGGATTTAGTAATACTTACTTTTTGACCTTTCTGCTCCCGGTAATCTTGTACTCTCATAAGTTGCCAACTGGAATCTTCTGTAAGTTCCAGAACCCATTGATGATAATCAAATAGACTTTCTCGATGCCCAACACTAATAAACGTTGTTTTCGTATCTTGTAACTGTTGGTATAAACCTCCTTCATTTTTTAAATCCAAGGCACTTGTTGCTTCATCTAATATCGTAAACCTTGGATGGGTAACTAATAATCGTGCGAAAGCCAGACGTTGTTGTTCTCCTAGCGATAGTATGTTCTCCCAAGGAACTTCTGTATCGAAGCTATCGACTCGACTTAGCAAGTTTTGTAGGTTGACTTGTTGCAAAACTTTTGTAAGTTCTGCGTCAGTCATCTGACTATTTGTAGTAGGATAAAGCAACTGTTCGCGCAAGGTTCCTAAAATTATGTAAGGACGTTGGGGTAAAAATAAAACTTCTTCTAATGGAGGTCGTACCAAACGGCCAGTCCCCGCATTCCACAAACCAGCGATCGCTCTCAATAGAGAACTTTTACCTCGACCACTCGGCCCAACAATCAATAAACCTTCTCCTGCTTTGACAGACAGTGATAAATCTTCAACAATTACCTGTTCATAATCGGGCGTTTGTAAGGTGACATTCTCAAAAGCGATCTGATTTTCTTCTATTGTTTTAATGGTAGTTATATGCTCTGGTTCTTTGGTAACAGCTTCTAACGCATCTGAAAA contains:
- a CDS encoding transposase, yielding MALFPRLLGGGEEIAYGGKGKGVLIHTLTEGNGMPLANSTTPANGNEREQVLPLLDKVKLRTLKRGRPRKKLKVLATDKGYDSKEKRAALRKRGIRPQIPKRVWKTKKNRGRPIKISVPRYQQERCFAWYQRKYRRLVVRWERKKVYFDAFIDLATIHIWIQRILLVG
- a CDS encoding serine hydrolase domain-containing protein, whose amino-acid sequence is MRWKYINQKEIMVLITKVDELFIRWNKPNSPGCAIAVIQNEEIIYQRGYGMANLEYNIPITSNSVFDIASNSKQFTAMCIVLLARQKLLNLDDELQKYIPEIPQYSHSITIRYLIDHTSGLRDYLHLMLFAGMRFENKYSNEEIIALIARQQSLNFEPGTEQLYCNSGYILLAEIVRRVSGKSLRVFAQEHIFAPLGMKNTHFHDNFREIVKNRADGYAPKDGEGFQIDMSFHDFCGDGQLYTTIEDLLLWDRNFYHNILGGYGQDLIEEITTPRQLNNGEIISGAFGLQIGDRGGLKTISHGGSWTGYRSDFIRFPERQFSVICLANLSTLKPTKLAFQVADIYLENDYIENITKPISRSISSINLPVVELQLKAGFYHNPTTGSILELEIKNGKLMAKLAWMYFQLIPIDTNHFQSVDNEIDYDIEFSEDIIHLIGKLDIGDGIKTYTFEKILDSPKDILADYPGTYYSAELERDFKINLVGNKLYYKSKGYAPSHLIVAGQNVFLRYLIYVDKFELVRDREGRVIGLYRCCDRVRRLYFSKQ
- a CDS encoding zinc-binding dehydrogenase — translated: MPLAAVMTAPNQPVEVQQLPDPVLEKGGIILETLYSEVCGTDVHLLHGRLEGVPYPIIPGHFSVGRVVETGGAVSDVNGKLIQPGAIATFLDVHETCYNCWYCLVAKASTRCPKRKVYGVTYSAKDGLLGGWSELIYLKPGVKVLTLPEEVSPKQFIAGGCALPTALHAIDRAQIQIGDVVVVQGCGPVGLSVAILALLSGAGKVIVIDKFESRLVVAKSFGVDETLAIKADDPRQHIERVLELTNGHGADVTIEATGIPIAVKEGLNMTRNGGRYVIVGHYTNTGEILINPHLEINLKHIDIRGTWGIDFSHFYRMIELLKRHSDSSKNIAWSSIISRSYTLQQINQALADVEQGSVLKAVIQPNLS
- the proC gene encoding pyrroline-5-carboxylate reductase, which encodes MLEDLQIAFIGGGTMGEMIMARLLSTKIVPKPDLIIVSDPVSARCLHLESEYGVSTTTCNIEAVVGASIVILAVKPQVLAEVLAILKGKISPDALVISIVSGASIPYLCEGLNHPAVVRTMPNIAVQVGHGTTVWSASSSVTEIQRSHTQVILQALGKEFPTQNEHYLDMATALSSAGTGFIFLYIEAMIDAGVQMGLTRTQAQELTLHTIAGSVELMFQTDEHPAVLRNKVTSPGGVTAVGLYELEKGGMRTLISNAVLAALSRTQQLGTGV
- a CDS encoding transposase gives rise to the protein MAGRFEGLSDLEWKLFEDIFSEEASKRGKGMPHAPYRHVLNSLLYILITGCRWCDLPRGDMWASKSSSHRWLKRWRSDGTFAYLQARILAMPAAGYAYADEKGLINWDFGAVDGSFSPLVGRR
- a CDS encoding transposase; amino-acid sequence: MTKNKRVTLAVRGVRKLDTSVALITYLLAELESLKINVKKLYLDRGFFNTPVIRWLQALDIPFMMPAVKTGKKGGIKQFFKGKKSYKTTYKITRDEDDSVTFDLWIVCKNGKGKRKKHGVQYFAYVTYKITTNLDYIYQDYRKRFGIETSYRLKNICRIKTNNKNPFLRLLFVGISFLLVNIWVNLLWLRISRKRKGSRLIYRTLFTLKQILAFLSQALQRKYQVVESIYLPSG